A DNA window from Xyrauchen texanus isolate HMW12.3.18 chromosome 6, RBS_HiC_50CHRs, whole genome shotgun sequence contains the following coding sequences:
- the f3b gene encoding coagulation factor IIIb, producing MESKTVMLPALFLAWLALVNGSPDVGQLPKAANVLWSSYNFKTILTWGPKPVNYTYTVEFSRVDGDREKNPHCIRSSETECDLTNKLLDLKQTYSAVVFSEPLSGLTTDHEESSFTRSKTFCPYNDTLIGRPEFKIVVREDKKIMLNISDPVTALQKNGRSLNIRDIFMKKLQYKIAYNKAGSTGKKTHIAEKSQVEFKTLDVDQSYCFSVAAYIPSRQGDKRVGAWSLPKCSPQENKTMLEEYGLSVIGGAALVILVVIIGVIVLIVLCCKRAQKQTLMAKEAVV from the exons ATGGAAAGCAAGACTGTGATGTTACCTGCACTTTTTCTTGCCTGGCTTGCGCTCGTTAACGGATCTCCTG ATGTTGGCCAGCTTCCCAAAGCAGCAAATGTGTTATGGTCATCttacaatttcaaaacaattctAACATGGGGACCTAAACCTGTCAACTACACCTATACAGTTGAATTCTCAAG AGTTGATGGGGACAGAGAGAAAAACCCTCACTGCATTAGAAGCTCCGAAACCGAGTGTGACCTGACCAATAAACTGTTGGACCTGAAGCAAACCTATTCTGCTGTGGTGTTCTCAGAACCACTGTCCGGATTAACGACAGATCATGAAGAATCTTCCTTCACCAGATCAAAGACATTCTGCCCTTACAATGACA CTCTAATAGGAAGACCCGAGTTCAAAATAGTGGTTCGAGAGGACAAGAAGATTATGCTGAACATAAGCGACCCAGTCACAGCTCTGCAGAAAAATGGAAGATCTCTTAACATCCGTGATATCTTTATGAAAAAGCTCCAATACAAAATCGCATACAACAAGGCTGGAAGCACAGGAAAA AAAACACACATTGCGGAAAAAAGTCAAGTGGAGTTTAAAACACTTGATGTGGATCAGAGTTACTGCTTCAGTGTGGCGGCATACATCCCCTCTCGTCAAGGAGACAAGAGGGTTGGGGCGTGGAGCCTCCCCAAATGCTCCCCACAGGAGAACAAGACCATGCTTGAGG agTATGGACTATCTGTGATTGGAGGAGCAGCACTTGTTATCCTGGTTGTGATTATTGGTGTAATTGTTCTTATTGTGTTGTGCTGCAAACGAGCACAAAAACAAACCCTGATGGCCAAGGAAGCTGTAGTCTAG